GTTGCAGCATTACGCCACGACAACGCCTGTTGTCGATATGCTGCGTTTTTCGCCAGCACAACTGGATGCACAGGCGTTAGTTGACCTGTTGCGTCCGCTGACACCGCGTCTTTACTCCATTGCGTCCTCTCAGGCGGAAGTGGAGAGCGAAGTGCACATCACCGTAGGCGCGGTGCGTTACGAAGTGGAAGGTCGCGCGCGGGCTGGTGGCGCATCCAGCTTCCTCGCCGATCGCGTCGAAGAAGATGGCGAAGTGCGTGTGTTCATCGAACATAACGATAACTTCCGTTTGCCGACGAATCCTGAAACTCCGGTGATTATGATTGGTCCGGGAACGGGCATCGCGCCGTTCCGCGCCTTCATGCAGCAGCGGGCCGCTGATGAAGCGTCAGGCAAAAACTGGCTGTTCTTTGGCAATCCCCACTTTACCGAAGATTTTCTCTACCAGGTGGAATGGCAACGTTACGTCAAAGAAGGCGTACTGAGCCGCATCGATCTCGCCTGGTCACGAGACCAAAAAGAAAAAATCTACGTACAAGACAAACTGCGCGAACAGGGCGCAGAACTGTGGCGCTGGATTAATGACGGTGCGCATATTTATGTCTGCGGCGACGCCAATCGCATGGCGAAAGACGTTGAGCAGGCATTGCTGGACGTGATTGCTGAATTCGGCGCGATGGACGCGGAATCAGCGGATGAATTTTTAAGTGAGCTGCGCGTTGAGCGCCGTTATCAGCGAGATGTCTACTAATGAGTGAAAAACATCCAGGACCCCTGGTGGTCGAAGGTAAACTGACGGACGCCGAACGCATGAAGCTGGAAAGCAACTATCTGCGCGGCACCATTGCTGAGGATCTGAATGACGGTCTCACCGGCGGTTTTAACGGTGATAACTTCCTGCTGATCCGTTTTCACGGTATGTACCAGCAGGATGACCGAGACATCCGCGCGGAGCGTGCAGAGCAGAAGCTGGAGCCGCGTCACGCGATGCTGCTTCGTTGCCGTCTGCCGGGGGGCGTCATCACCACTAAACAGTGGCAGGCGATTGATAAGTTTGCTCATGACAACACCCTTTACGGCAGTATTCGTCTGACCAACCGGCAGACGTTCCAGTTCCACGGGATTCTGAAGAAGAACGTGAAACCGGTGCACCAGATGCTGCACTCCGTTGGCCTGGACGCGCTGGCGACCGCTAACGACATGAACCGTAACGTGCTGTGTACTTCGAATCCCTATGAATCCCAGCTGCATGCTGAAGCGTACGAATGGGCGAAGAAGATCTCTGAGCATCTGCTGCCGCGTACCCGCGCTTATGCGGAAATCTGGCTCGATCAGGAAAAAGTCGCCACTACCGACGAAGAACCGATCCTCGGCCAGACCTATTTGCCGCGTAAGTTCAAAACTACGGTCGTGATCCCGCCGCAAAACGATATCGATCTGCACGCCAATGATATGAACTTTGTGGCGATTGCCGAAAACGGCAAACTGGTGGGCTTCAACCTGCTGGTGGGGGGCGGATTGTCCATTGAACACGGCAACAAGAAAACTTACGCCCGGACGGCGAGCGAGTTTGGCTATCTGCCGCTGGAACACACGCTGGCGGTCGCGGAAGCGGTGGTCACCACGCAACGTGACTGGGGCAACCGTACCGATCGTAAGAATGCGAAAACCAAATATACGCTGGAGCGCGTTGGCGTCGAGACGTTTAAAGCGGAGGTGGAACGCCGCGCGGGGATCAAATTCGAACCGATCCGCCCGTATGAATTTACCGGTCGCGGCGATCGCATTGGCTGGGTAAAAGGCATTGATGACAAATGGCACCTGACGCTGTTTATCGAAAATGGCCGAATCCTC
The DNA window shown above is from Citrobacter farmeri and carries:
- the cysI gene encoding assimilatory sulfite reductase (NADPH) hemoprotein subunit, coding for MSEKHPGPLVVEGKLTDAERMKLESNYLRGTIAEDLNDGLTGGFNGDNFLLIRFHGMYQQDDRDIRAERAEQKLEPRHAMLLRCRLPGGVITTKQWQAIDKFAHDNTLYGSIRLTNRQTFQFHGILKKNVKPVHQMLHSVGLDALATANDMNRNVLCTSNPYESQLHAEAYEWAKKISEHLLPRTRAYAEIWLDQEKVATTDEEPILGQTYLPRKFKTTVVIPPQNDIDLHANDMNFVAIAENGKLVGFNLLVGGGLSIEHGNKKTYARTASEFGYLPLEHTLAVAEAVVTTQRDWGNRTDRKNAKTKYTLERVGVETFKAEVERRAGIKFEPIRPYEFTGRGDRIGWVKGIDDKWHLTLFIENGRILDYPGRPLKTGLLEIAKIHKGDFRITANQNLIIAGVPESQKAKIEKIAQASGLMNTVTPQRENSMACVSFPTCPLAMAEAERFLPTFIDKIDGLMAKHHVSDEHIVMRVTGCPNGCGRAMLAEVGLVGKAPGRYNLHLGGNRMGTRIPRMFKENITEPEILNSLDELIGRWAKEREAGEGFGDFTVRAGIIRPVLDPARDFWE